From Caminibacter mediatlanticus TB-2, the proteins below share one genomic window:
- a CDS encoding class I SAM-dependent DNA methyltransferase, with the protein MGLELYAKVEELFLDKEAAHILWSKFIEILKNYKINEVLDIGCGSGDFCLMANKNGIEVRGIDLSKNQVKKAIKKGCDCIVKNVCELDKKFDSAVAIFDVINYMNEKELKKFFECVKKVINRYFIFDVNTLYSMEDLAIGTLKAEDENRFSVLYSEFEDNKLITEITLFEKENNCYKKTQKRIIQYYHSLKIIEKLSQMELLEIIPISLYGSEEAEKLILVFKKV; encoded by the coding sequence ATGGGTCTTGAATTATATGCAAAAGTAGAAGAGCTTTTCTTAGATAAAGAAGCAGCTCATATTTTATGGTCAAAGTTTATAGAAATATTAAAAAATTATAAAATAAATGAAGTTTTAGATATTGGATGTGGTAGTGGTGATTTTTGTTTAATGGCAAATAAAAACGGAATTGAGGTAAGAGGAATTGATTTAAGTAAAAATCAAGTTAAAAAAGCTATTAAAAAAGGGTGTGATTGTATTGTAAAGAATGTATGTGAATTAGATAAAAAGTTTGATAGTGCAGTTGCTATTTTTGATGTAATAAATTATATGAATGAAAAAGAGTTAAAAAAATTTTTTGAATGTGTCAAAAAAGTAATAAATAGATATTTTATTTTTGATGTCAATACTTTATATTCAATGGAAGATTTGGCAATCGGGACATTAAAAGCAGAAGATGAAAATAGATTTTCTGTTTTATATAGTGAATTTGAAGATAATAAATTAATAACTGAAATTACATTGTTTGAAAAAGAAAATAATTGTTATAAAAAAACTCAAAAAAGGATAATTCAATATTATCATTCTTTAAAGATAATAGAGAAGTTATCTCAAATGGAATTATTAGAAATTATTCCGATTTCATTATATGGAAGTGAAGAGGCTGAGAAATTAATTTTAGTTTTTAAGAAGGTTTGA
- the nth gene encoding endonuclease III encodes MILRTPKELQEIKKRFLEKYKGSKTELNYKNDYELLVAIILSAQCTDKRVNMVTPKLFEKYPNIDSLACADVEEVKECIKSCNFYNNKAKNLVAMAKIVKDTFNSKIPHEHKELIKLPGVGNKTANVFLIELDGANRMAVDTHVFRVVHRLGITDARSVKETEKDLVEAFKTDLNELHQAFVLFGRYICTAKNPKCEKCFVSDFCISKENFKPS; translated from the coding sequence ATGATTTTAAGAACTCCTAAGGAACTTCAAGAAATAAAAAAAAGATTTTTAGAAAAATATAAAGGAAGTAAAACCGAATTAAATTATAAAAATGATTATGAATTACTTGTAGCTATTATACTCTCTGCTCAATGTACAGATAAAAGAGTAAATATGGTAACACCTAAACTTTTTGAAAAATACCCAAATATTGACTCATTAGCTTGTGCTGATGTAGAAGAAGTTAAAGAATGTATAAAATCATGTAATTTTTACAATAATAAAGCAAAAAACTTAGTTGCAATGGCAAAAATTGTAAAAGACACTTTTAATTCTAAAATACCGCATGAACACAAAGAGTTAATTAAATTGCCCGGAGTTGGAAATAAAACAGCAAATGTATTTTTAATTGAACTTGATGGTGCAAATAGAATGGCTGTTGATACACATGTATTTAGGGTAGTCCATAGACTTGGAATTACCGATGCAAGAAGTGTTAAGGAAACTGAGAAAGATTTAGTTGAAGCTTTTAAAACTGACTTAAACGAACTTCATCAAGCATTTGTTTTATTTGGAAGATATATATGTACCGCTAAAAACCCTAAATGCGAAAAATGTTTTGTAAGTGATTTTTGTATTAGTAAAGAAAACTTCAAACCTTCTTAA
- a CDS encoding YebC/PmpR family DNA-binding transcriptional regulator produces MAGHNKWSKVKHIKAKEDAKKSKIFTKHVRAIMTAARQGGGNPENNPALRLAIERAKADSMPMQNIQRAIDKATGNLEGVTLSEVTYEGYGPGGVAIMVECLTDNKNRTVAEIRHAFKKAGGSLGTSGSVAWMFEKKGIIVVNKSNKDEEVEEKAIEGGAEDIKDMGEVLVIETAPEDFNTVLEAVSSIDGIEIIESNVQLVATNLSDVDDETAEKVERLIEVLEDIDDVQNVIHNME; encoded by the coding sequence ATGGCTGGACATAATAAGTGGTCTAAGGTTAAACATATAAAAGCAAAAGAAGATGCTAAAAAAAGTAAAATCTTTACTAAACATGTAAGAGCTATTATGACAGCTGCAAGACAAGGAGGTGGAAATCCAGAAAACAACCCAGCTCTTCGTCTTGCAATTGAAAGAGCAAAAGCTGATTCAATGCCTATGCAAAATATTCAAAGGGCAATTGATAAAGCCACAGGAAATTTAGAAGGTGTGACATTAAGTGAAGTTACATATGAAGGTTATGGACCTGGCGGTGTTGCTATTATGGTAGAGTGTTTAACAGACAATAAGAATAGAACTGTTGCAGAAATTAGACACGCTTTTAAAAAAGCAGGTGGTAGTCTTGGTACAAGTGGAAGTGTTGCTTGGATGTTTGAAAAAAAAGGTATAATTGTAGTTAATAAATCTAATAAAGATGAAGAAGTAGAAGAAAAAGCAATTGAGGGTGGGGCTGAGGATATTAAAGATATGGGAGAAGTATTAGTAATTGAAACAGCCCCTGAGGATTTTAATACTGTTTTAGAAGCAGTAAGTAGTATAGATGGAATAGAAATAATTGAAAGTAATGTGCAACTTGTTGCAACAAACTTAAGTGATGTAGATGATGAAACAGCTGAGAAAGTTGAAAGACTTATTGAGGTTTTAGAAGATATTGATGATGTTCAAAATGTAATACATAATATGGAATAA
- a CDS encoding peptidylprolyl isomerase yields MKKIIIGSLISIGALFAFPGMAGGSMMGKAGMVGKPLPGLKDNTVVAEVNGKKITVAEINAYLQGITGDKRIKLQDLPAQHVKKLVKDYADTLTVYEKKAKSIENTPQFKAAKMKLAVDMWLKKEFDNIKISDKEAKAFYEKNKDVFFKSTPQIKARHILVKDEKLAKKLINELKGLKGKALEEKFAELAKKYSIGPSKVQGGELGWFSPKQMVPEFAKAAESLKPGEITLKPVKTRFGYHIILVEGKKSNTYIPYEKVKDQIIGYLKNQKLKKELETLKKQEKIKFLVPVK; encoded by the coding sequence ATGAAAAAAATAATAATAGGTAGTTTAATAAGTATAGGAGCACTTTTTGCATTTCCAGGTATGGCTGGTGGAAGTATGATGGGAAAAGCTGGGATGGTTGGAAAACCACTTCCTGGTCTTAAAGATAATACAGTTGTAGCTGAGGTAAATGGTAAAAAAATTACTGTTGCTGAGATTAATGCATATCTACAAGGGATTACAGGAGATAAAAGAATTAAACTTCAAGACTTACCTGCTCAACATGTAAAAAAGTTAGTTAAAGACTATGCAGATACTTTGACAGTTTATGAGAAAAAAGCAAAATCAATTGAAAATACTCCACAATTTAAAGCTGCAAAAATGAAACTTGCAGTTGATATGTGGCTTAAAAAAGAGTTTGATAATATTAAAATAAGCGATAAAGAAGCAAAAGCATTTTATGAAAAAAATAAAGATGTATTTTTTAAATCAACTCCTCAAATTAAAGCAAGACATATTTTAGTTAAAGATGAAAAATTAGCTAAAAAACTAATAAATGAACTTAAAGGTCTAAAAGGAAAAGCATTAGAAGAAAAATTCGCTGAGCTTGCAAAAAAATATTCAATTGGACCAAGTAAAGTGCAAGGTGGTGAGCTTGGATGGTTTAGTCCAAAACAAATGGTTCCAGAATTTGCAAAAGCTGCAGAGAGTTTAAAACCGGGTGAAATTACTCTAAAACCGGTTAAAACAAGATTTGGTTATCATATTATTTTAGTTGAAGGTAAAAAATCAAATACGTATATACCATATGAAAAAGTAAAAGACCAAATAATTGGATATCTTAAAAATCAAAAATTAAAAAAAGAACTTGAAACTCTTAAAAAACAAGAAAAAATTAAATTTTTAGTACCTGTTAAATAA
- the fbaA gene encoding class II fructose-bisphosphate aldolase: MFEFVKPGVLTGSEAAKVLDVCKEKGFALPAINIVGTNSANAVMEAAKEVNLPIIIQLSNGGAHFYAGKGLDNEGQKAAILGAVSAAKHIHTLAEAYGIPVILHTDHAARKLLPWIDGLIEANKKHYEKYGRPLFSSHMLDLSEEPLEENVATCKEYLKKLSALDIMLEIELGVTGGEEDGVDNTGIENSKLYTQPEDVAYAYKELIEISPLFMIAASFGNVHGVYKPGKVKLEPIILKNSQEYVKEKFGLKEDKPIRFVFHGGSGSELSKIHEAIDYGVVKMNIDTDTQWAFWSGVKSYIEKFKDYLQSQIGNPEGEDKPNKKYYDPRKWLREGEKSMKDRVIKAYKDLRAI, translated from the coding sequence ATGTTTGAGTTTGTAAAACCAGGGGTTTTAACAGGAAGTGAAGCTGCAAAAGTTTTAGATGTATGTAAAGAAAAAGGTTTTGCTCTTCCTGCAATTAATATTGTTGGTACAAATTCAGCAAATGCTGTAATGGAAGCGGCAAAAGAAGTTAATTTACCAATTATAATTCAATTAAGTAATGGGGGAGCTCATTTTTATGCAGGCAAAGGGCTTGATAATGAAGGACAAAAAGCAGCAATACTGGGTGCAGTTAGTGCAGCAAAACATATCCATACATTAGCTGAGGCTTATGGAATTCCTGTAATTTTACACACAGACCACGCAGCAAGAAAACTTCTTCCTTGGATTGATGGGCTTATTGAAGCTAATAAAAAGCATTATGAAAAATATGGAAGACCTCTTTTTAGTTCACATATGCTTGATTTAAGTGAAGAACCACTTGAAGAAAATGTAGCTACTTGTAAAGAGTATCTTAAAAAATTAAGCGCTCTTGATATTATGCTCGAAATTGAACTTGGTGTAACAGGTGGAGAAGAAGATGGAGTTGATAATACAGGTATTGAGAATTCAAAACTTTATACTCAACCAGAAGATGTTGCATATGCTTATAAAGAATTAATCGAAATATCTCCATTATTTATGATAGCAGCAAGTTTTGGAAATGTTCATGGAGTATATAAACCGGGAAAAGTAAAGCTTGAACCAATTATTCTTAAAAACTCACAAGAGTATGTAAAAGAAAAATTTGGATTAAAAGAAGATAAACCAATTAGATTTGTATTTCACGGAGGAAGTGGAAGTGAGCTTAGTAAAATTCACGAAGCAATTGATTATGGCGTTGTAAAAATGAATATTGATACAGATACTCAATGGGCATTTTGGAGTGGAGTAAAATCTTATATTGAAAAATTTAAAGATTATTTACAATCTCAAATTGGAAACCCAGAAGGCGAAGATAAACCAAACAAAAAATATTATGATCCAAGAAAATGGCTAAGAGAAGGTGAAAAATCTATGAAAGATAGAGTAATCAAAGCTTATAAGGATCTAAGAGCTATTTAA
- a CDS encoding 1-aminocyclopropane-1-carboxylate deaminase/D-cysteine desulfhydrase: MLLFSPITPFEFNNQVFYVKRDDLLDKNFNGNKARKFYYFLKRDFPNIKKVISFGSNQSNAMYSLSVLAKIKGWEFIYYTNHISSYLKNNPQGNYLYALKNGMKIIECGLSNEEMRNFVLNLRDKNTLIIEEGGRVKESEEGIKNLADEIKEFAKKHNLKIFLPSGTGATAFFLAKNLDIEVITTPCVGDKEYLLKQLFLLGEIPYNLTVLSPRKKFIFGKLYKELYLLWKELKLSGIEFDLLYDPIGWDTIKHYNLKNILYIHQGGLNGNESLIKRYKYKFNF; the protein is encoded by the coding sequence ATGCTTCTTTTTTCTCCAATTACCCCTTTTGAATTTAATAATCAAGTTTTTTATGTAAAAAGAGATGACTTATTAGATAAAAATTTTAATGGCAACAAAGCAAGAAAATTTTATTATTTTTTAAAAAGAGATTTTCCTAATATAAAAAAAGTTATCTCTTTTGGAAGTAATCAATCAAATGCAATGTATTCTTTGAGTGTTTTAGCAAAAATTAAAGGTTGGGAATTTATCTATTATACAAACCATATCTCTTCTTATTTAAAAAACAATCCACAAGGTAATTATTTATATGCATTAAAAAATGGTATGAAAATAATAGAGTGTGGCTTATCTAATGAAGAGATGAGAAATTTTGTTTTAAATTTAAGAGATAAAAATACTTTAATTATTGAAGAGGGAGGAAGAGTTAAAGAAAGTGAAGAAGGAATAAAAAATTTGGCCGATGAAATTAAAGAGTTTGCAAAAAAACATAACTTAAAAATATTTCTTCCATCAGGGACTGGGGCAACTGCTTTTTTTTTAGCAAAAAACTTAGATATAGAAGTAATAACAACTCCTTGTGTTGGAGATAAAGAGTATTTATTAAAACAACTCTTTTTGCTTGGAGAAATACCTTATAATTTAACTGTGTTATCTCCACGAAAAAAATTTATATTTGGAAAACTTTATAAAGAATTATATTTATTATGGAAAGAGTTAAAACTTTCAGGGATTGAATTTGATTTATTATACGATCCAATCGGATGGGATACTATAAAACATTATAACTTAAAAAATATTTTATATATTCATCAAGGAGGACTTAATGGGAATGAATCTTTAATTAAAAGATATAAATATAAATTTAATTTTTAA
- a CDS encoding BatD family protein → MKKLIFLLPILLLALENIEINVNKKILKKGETLILTITTHGNNIVFPNLKAIEKTPIIATMIKDTIVVINGNLIDKVSKLYFLRPDKNITIPSLEIIVDGKIYKTNPINIEVKN, encoded by the coding sequence ATGAAAAAACTTATATTTTTATTACCAATTTTACTATTAGCTTTAGAAAATATCGAAATTAATGTTAATAAAAAAATCTTAAAAAAAGGAGAGACATTAATCTTAACAATTACAACTCATGGAAACAACATTGTCTTTCCAAATTTAAAAGCAATTGAAAAAACACCTATAATAGCAACAATGATTAAAGACACGATTGTTGTAATAAATGGAAATTTAATAGATAAAGTTTCTAAATTATATTTTTTAAGACCAGATAAAAATATTACAATTCCTTCTTTGGAAATTATAGTTGATGGAAAAATCTATAAAACAAATCCTATTAATATTGAAGTTAAAAATTAA
- a CDS encoding helix-turn-helix domain-containing protein yields the protein MKRRTYKRMTKEEIELIFKLYEEKMELRKIARVLGRSLSSIQYQLRKKNENV from the coding sequence ATGAAAAGACGAACTTATAAAAGGATGACAAAAGAAGAAATAGAATTAATTTTTAAACTTTATGAAGAGAAAATGGAATTAAGGAAGATAGCAAGAGTATTAGGAAGAAGTTTATCTTCAATACAATATCAGTTGAGAAAAAAAAATGAAAATGTATAA
- a CDS encoding IS1 family transposase: protein MYKELYNEFLAILKKTPIVFSYLCLDELYTFYRKKDNRVYVWSAVGVTKTGRKFYFYFLSKKKNIDSLLSFNFDLPKVEKYYTDGHFAYSNVYGDKASQKKSKYTNLVENLNSQMRDKISYLVRKTKAHAKSFDWLDNRLAMFFFNLNLKGNK, encoded by the coding sequence ATGTATAAAGAATTATATAACGAATTTTTAGCAATATTAAAAAAAACTCCAATAGTATTTTCATATCTTTGTTTAGACGAATTATATACTTTTTATCGTAAAAAGGATAACAGGGTATATGTATGGAGTGCAGTAGGAGTTACAAAAACAGGAAGAAAATTTTATTTTTATTTTTTATCAAAAAAGAAAAATATTGATAGTTTATTATCATTTAATTTTGATTTACCAAAAGTAGAAAAATATTATACAGATGGACATTTTGCATATTCGAATGTATATGGGGATAAAGCAAGTCAAAAAAAATCAAAATATACAAATTTAGTTGAGAACTTAAATTCTCAAATGAGAGATAAAATCTCATATCTTGTTAGAAAAACTAAAGCTCATGCTAAGTCTTTTGATTGGTTAGATAATAGACTTGCTATGTTTTTCTTTAATCTTAATTTAAAAGGTAATAAATAA
- a CDS encoding DUF2000 domain-containing protein, with product MKQVIILESNQPIGLLINTASILAITLGDKIENLRGEDTIDKDGIPHPGVIYSPLPILQASKDELREIYKKALNDNDILVADFTTLAQSCKTYDEYIQKCMNTKNEDFEIIGLALYGPKKKINKLVGNLKVLR from the coding sequence ATGAAACAAGTAATTATATTAGAGTCAAATCAACCTATTGGTTTGCTTATTAATACTGCTTCTATTTTAGCTATAACTTTAGGAGATAAGATAGAAAATTTAAGAGGAGAAGATACTATTGATAAAGATGGTATTCCTCATCCAGGCGTTATATACTCTCCACTACCAATACTTCAAGCTTCAAAAGATGAATTAAGAGAGATTTATAAAAAGGCATTAAATGATAATGATATTTTAGTAGCTGACTTTACAACATTAGCTCAAAGTTGTAAAACTTATGATGAGTATATACAAAAATGTATGAATACAAAAAATGAGGATTTTGAGATTATTGGTTTAGCATTATATGGACCAAAAAAGAAGATAAATAAATTAGTTGGAAATCTAAAGGTTTTAAGATGA
- a CDS encoding DMT family transporter — translation MAFLTIFIWSLTFVQTKVLLKTLSPEEILIDRFLLAWLFFLIIKPTIMFGNFKEEFLFFLLGATGIFGYYIMENIALKYTTAINVGLIVTTAPIFTSIISFVFGKENI, via the coding sequence ATGGCTTTTTTGACAATATTTATATGGAGTCTTACTTTTGTTCAAACAAAAGTTTTGTTAAAAACTTTATCTCCTGAAGAGATTTTAATTGATAGATTCTTATTAGCTTGGCTCTTTTTTTTGATAATAAAACCTACAATTATGTTTGGAAATTTTAAAGAGGAATTTTTATTTTTTTTGCTTGGTGCAACTGGTATATTTGGTTATTATATTATGGAAAATATAGCACTAAAATATACTACAGCTATAAATGTCGGATTGATTGTTACAACAGCACCTATATTTACATCAATAATAAGTTTTGTTTTTGGTAAAGAAAATATATAA
- a CDS encoding EamA family transporter, with product MWRWSISIIGANKTSNYIYLVPLINSIASIIFLNELINIHIIIASILIILGLYFSQK from the coding sequence ATATGGAGATGGTCTATTTCTATTATAGGTGCAAATAAAACAAGCAATTATATCTATTTAGTGCCATTAATTAACTCTATTGCATCAATTATATTTTTAAATGAATTAATAAATATACATATTATAATAGCATCTATACTTATAATTCTTGGGCTCTATTTTTCACAAAAATAA
- a CDS encoding AraC family transcriptional regulator: MPKTLFFKDKRLPFIELRYTKDSNLYYKPHFHQTFSIGAIEEGQVYFRINNNEYTLQKEEIVLINPEIIHSCNPINNQNRSYYMLYLDKDWIYNLQKTLNCNIQNFAPFLKVLIKNSNLYNNFIVLSKNLLDSNIFLLEKEEILEAFILSIINQFCEFNKIQTIYEDINKVIKIKEYLKENLTQNPTIDDISKALNISRYHLIRLFKQSTNITPHAYLLNLKVEYTKELLKSGMNIAEVALSAGFNDQSHLNRVFKQITACTPYEYKK; encoded by the coding sequence ATGCCAAAAACACTCTTTTTTAAAGATAAAAGATTACCATTTATTGAGCTAAGATATACAAAAGATTCAAATTTATACTATAAACCTCATTTTCACCAAACATTTTCTATTGGAGCTATTGAAGAGGGACAAGTTTATTTTAGAATAAACAATAATGAATATACCTTGCAAAAAGAAGAAATCGTTTTAATTAATCCTGAAATTATCCACTCTTGCAATCCTATCAACAATCAAAATCGCAGTTATTATATGTTGTATTTAGATAAAGATTGGATTTATAATCTTCAAAAAACTCTAAATTGCAACATTCAAAACTTTGCTCCTTTTTTAAAAGTATTAATTAAAAATAGCAATTTATATAATAATTTTATTGTTCTCTCTAAAAATTTATTAGATAGCAATATATTTTTGCTTGAAAAAGAGGAAATTTTAGAGGCTTTTATTTTAAGTATAATAAATCAATTTTGTGAATTTAATAAAATTCAAACTATCTATGAGGATATCAATAAAGTTATTAAAATAAAAGAGTATTTAAAAGAAAATTTAACTCAAAATCCAACAATCGATGATATATCTAAAGCTTTAAATATTAGCAGATACCATCTAATTAGGCTATTTAAACAAAGCACAAATATAACTCCACACGCATACCTTTTAAATCTTAAAGTTGAGTATACAAAAGAACTTTTAAAAAGTGGTATGAATATTGCCGAAGTTGCCCTAAGTGCTGGCTTTAATGACCAAAGCCATTTAAATAGAGTTTTTAAGCAAATAACGGCTTGCACTCCTTATGAATATAAAAAGTAA
- a CDS encoding M14/M99 family metallopeptidase, translating into MRFFIFFFLIILSYAKLYMELPEKPFEIIDIKGEKPGKKILIIGGIHGNEIGGYKSADILRNLKIKNGEILLIPRINFTAILANVRGYNGDMNQKFKYISLKDKDYIIVTKLKKIIKKFQPDLLLSLHDGYGFVSKNKNAWGQAIIIDEVKYKNFNLLKEAKYVQKLTNKNLKYKVAIKNTKTFSNPRDINKKVYMLTDWALRQNIKAISIEASKNIPFNEKIKTHLEMIKNFLNYYKIKSNINNLKYISPTKPQIVLKINNKTYNIKNSQAIIAPRNSKIKILKIIGPAGSYVVGQGINLNWKSFYFKNVKFNVKVDNKTFYSFRIKEANK; encoded by the coding sequence ATGAGATTTTTTATATTTTTCTTTCTAATAATACTTAGTTACGCAAAATTATATATGGAATTACCTGAGAAACCTTTTGAAATCATTGATATCAAAGGAGAAAAACCAGGTAAAAAAATTTTAATAATCGGTGGTATCCATGGTAATGAAATTGGTGGATACAAAAGCGCAGACATTTTAAGAAACTTAAAAATTAAAAATGGTGAAATATTATTAATTCCTCGAATTAACTTTACTGCAATTCTCGCAAATGTAAGAGGATATAATGGTGATATGAATCAAAAATTCAAATATATCTCTTTAAAAGACAAAGATTATATAATAGTAACTAAATTAAAAAAAATAATAAAAAAATTTCAACCTGATTTACTCTTATCTTTACATGATGGTTATGGATTTGTATCAAAAAATAAAAATGCTTGGGGACAAGCAATAATAATTGATGAAGTAAAATATAAAAATTTCAATCTATTAAAAGAAGCAAAATATGTACAAAAACTAACAAATAAAAATTTAAAATATAAAGTTGCTATTAAAAACACAAAAACTTTTTCAAATCCAAGAGATATTAACAAAAAAGTTTATATGTTAACAGATTGGGCATTAAGACAAAATATAAAAGCTATTTCAATAGAAGCTTCAAAAAACATTCCTTTTAATGAAAAAATAAAAACACATTTGGAAATGATAAAAAATTTTTTGAATTATTATAAGATAAAATCAAATATCAATAATTTAAAATATATATCTCCTACAAAACCTCAAATTGTTTTAAAAATAAATAACAAAACCTATAATATAAAAAACTCACAAGCAATTATAGCACCAAGAAATAGCAAAATAAAAATATTAAAAATTATTGGTCCTGCTGGAAGTTATGTTGTTGGTCAAGGAATTAATCTAAATTGGAAAAGCTTTTATTTTAAAAATGTAAAATTTAATGTAAAAGTAGATAATAAAACATTTTATTCATTTAGAATTAAAGAAGCGAATAAGTAG
- a CDS encoding paraquat-inducible protein A, with protein sequence MEKELIICPKCHQINKKKDINIDEIAICFNCGYELYRNIKSLKEKILVISLSSIVFFIISIFYPIINLEIVGYYGTLNLVETIFYLFKEGYVFLSLFSFFTLIFFPFLILINTILFIIFLKTKKISKFFLINITLLKDFIYLDIFFIAILVSMIKILDYGYLSINIGFYSFIVVFVSFFILFKFYNIKLYWELYDNI encoded by the coding sequence TTGGAAAAAGAATTAATTATTTGTCCTAAGTGTCACCAAATAAATAAAAAAAAAGATATAAATATTGATGAAATAGCGATATGTTTTAATTGTGGGTATGAATTATATAGAAATATAAAAAGTTTAAAAGAAAAGATTTTGGTAATATCTTTAAGTAGTATAGTATTTTTTATTATTTCAATTTTTTATCCAATAATAAATTTAGAAATTGTAGGTTATTATGGAACTTTGAATTTAGTTGAAACTATTTTTTATCTCTTTAAGGAAGGATATGTGTTTTTATCTTTATTTAGTTTTTTTACATTAATTTTTTTTCCATTTTTAATATTAATAAATACAATTTTATTTATTATTTTTTTGAAAACAAAGAAAATCTCAAAGTTTTTTTTAATAAATATAACTTTGCTTAAAGATTTTATCTATTTAGATATATTTTTTATTGCAATTTTGGTATCAATGATTAAAATTTTAGATTATGGTTATTTAAGTATAAATATCGGATTTTATAGTTTTATAGTAGTATTTGTAAGTTTTTTTATTTTATTTAAGTTTTATAATATTAAATTATATTGGGAGTTGTATGATAATATATAA
- a CDS encoding paraquat-inducible protein A produces the protein MIIYKVCPKCGAVNKKTSKRCYRCGFKLEYDINLSLSLAISGLIFYIPANLYPIIQTNKFFTSTSNTIIDGIFLLWQKGDYPIAIIVFLASVLIPILKFIIIFYLIFSIKFRSCKFLNLKKRFYKFIKATGHWSLLDVFVVIVLSGLINSQNVSIIPREGAIYFLLMVIFTILSSMTLDISKLGEECG, from the coding sequence ATGATAATATATAAAGTTTGTCCTAAATGTGGAGCTGTTAATAAAAAAACATCAAAGAGATGTTATAGATGTGGTTTTAAATTAGAATATGATATTAATTTATCTTTATCATTAGCAATAAGTGGATTGATTTTTTATATTCCTGCTAATCTTTACCCTATAATACAAACAAATAAGTTTTTTACTTCGACTTCTAATACAATAATAGATGGAATTTTTCTTTTATGGCAAAAAGGAGATTATCCAATTGCGATAATTGTTTTTTTAGCTTCTGTTTTAATTCCTATTTTAAAATTTATTATTATTTTTTATTTAATTTTTTCTATTAAATTTAGAAGTTGTAAGTTTTTAAATCTGAAAAAAAGATTTTATAAATTTATAAAAGCCACTGGTCATTGGTCATTATTAGATGTTTTTGTTGTTATTGTTTTAAGTGGTTTAATTAATTCCCAAAATGTTAGTATAATACCAAGAGAAGGTGCAATATATTTTTTATTGATGGTAATATTTACAATTTTATCTTCAATGACGCTTGATATTTCAAAATTAGGAGAGGAGTGTGGATAA